The bacterium sequence TCAGGTCTATTCTTGAGGGTGTGGCTTACAGCGTGAGGCATTTACTGGAAATTGCTGAGAAATCCGTGGGAAGAAAGGTTGATAGAATCAGAATAGCGGGCGGAGGAGCGAAGATTGACCTCTGGAATCAAATTAGAGCAGATGTCACTGGCAGGTGTATAGAGAAGTTGCAGGTTGTAGAAACGGGGACATTGGGTGCTGCCATGCTGGCAAGCCTGGGTATTGGCGTATGTAAAAATGTGAAGGAAGTTAGTAAACAGATGGTCCATGTAGCCAGTTTAGTGAAGCCGGTTAGAGAACACCAGAAACAATACGATAAATTGTTCAAAATTTACAAAAAACTCTATCCTCTCCTGAAGCCGATTTTCCACGAACTTTAACTGGAGTAGCGAAGCGAAACTTCGCCATTAGGACGTTCCGATGAATCGGAGCTACTCTTCTCAATCGCGGGTTCGATGAATCGAACCCCTACATTGACTGTAGGTGGGATTTATCGGACCCGTTATCGATAGGAGGCATCAATTGGAGGTAAAAAGATTAAGACAGTTAGCAAGAGATAGTCAGAAAAGTTTGGTTAATTTTTTGAGAGATATAGTAAGAATTCCCAGTCTTTCCGGTGGAGAGAATAAAGTTGCTCTTCGGGTAAAGGAAGAGATGGAAAGGGCCGGATTTGACGAAGTGTTCACTGATGGCATTGGAAATGTAATAGGACGAATCGGTTCGGGGAAAGTCAGGATACTATACGATGCCCATATGGATACTGTGGATATTGGCGATAGAAAAAACTGGAAGCACGACCCTTTCGGAGCGGAGTATAAAAGCGGGACTATTTATGGAAGGGGAGCGTGTGATGATAAGGCAGGAGTCGCTTCAGCCGTATATGGCGGCAAATTAATGGCAGCTCTCGGACTAAGAGGAGATTATACACTCTACGTTGCTTGCAGCGTGGAAGAGGAATCGGCTGGGGGTAAAGGCATCGAATATCTAATAGAGAAGGATAGACTTAAACCACATTTTGTTGTTCTTGCAGAACCGAGCAGTCTCAATATTATTCGTGGACACAAAGGAAGGGTGGGACTGAAAATCTCCATGAGAGGCAAATCGGCACATGCGGGCATTCCCTGGAAAGGAATAAATGCCATCTACAGAATGGTTCCATTAATTCAGAAGATAGAAAGATTGAACAATAGACTTCCCTCCGCTCCTCCTCTGGGCAAAGGAACCATAACCGTTACCAAGATTGACTGCGAGAAGGCTTCCTTAAATGCCATCCCTGATAATTGTACTATCTACCTTGACAGGAGGACAAATACAAAGGAGAG is a genomic window containing:
- a CDS encoding YgeY family selenium metabolism-linked hydrolase; this translates as MEVKRLRQLARDSQKSLVNFLRDIVRIPSLSGGENKVALRVKEEMERAGFDEVFTDGIGNVIGRIGSGKVRILYDAHMDTVDIGDRKNWKHDPFGAEYKSGTIYGRGACDDKAGVASAVYGGKLMAALGLRGDYTLYVACSVEEESAGGKGIEYLIEKDRLKPHFVVLAEPSSLNIIRGHKGRVGLKISMRGKSAHAGIPWKGINAIYRMVPLIQKIERLNNRLPSAPPLGKGTITVTKIDCEKASLNAIPDNCTIYLDRRTNTKESEQSVKRELRTLMGKGGKLEILQKFFTAWELPRQHPLVVSCVETYKALFKRNPKIFLWPFCSNGSYTMGEKGIPTIVFGPGEERFAHSADEQVKVEQLVQAAMFYAVLPGIIAKRYRKT